The genomic segment CCTCGGCGTCGCGATCGCGGCGAACAAGGTGCCGGGGATCCGGGCCGTCACCGCGCACGACTCCTTCAGCGTCGAGCGCTCGGTGCTCTCCAACGACGCTCAGGTGCTGTGCATGGGGCAGCGGGTCGTGGGCATCGAGCTCGCCCGGCGCCTGGCGCGCGAGTGGCTGACGTACACGTTCGACCCGTCGAGCGCCTCGGCCGACAAGGTCCGCGAGATCTGCGCCTACGAAGGCGTGTGAGCGGACGACCATGCTCATCGGCGCGAGCCACAAGATGTACCTGTCGCACGCGCAGACCGTGCGGTGGATGCGGGACGTCGCCGACATCGTGGGCGGGCAGCGCACCCCGGGGGTCATGACGTTCGCGATCCCGCAGTTCCCGTCGATCCCGGCTTGCGTCGAGATCGGCGCACCGGCCGGCGTGGCGGTCGGCGCGCAGGACCTCTCCACCGACGACGTCGGCGCGCTCACGGGCGAGGTGAGCGGCGGGGTGCTGGCGGAGCTCGGCTGCCGCTACGTCGAGGTGGGCCATGCCGAACGGCGGCGCATCTTCGGCGAGACCGACGAGGTCGTGGCGGCGAAGGTCCACGCGGCCCTCCGCAACGGCCTCATCCCGATCCTATGCGTCGGCGAGGAGCGGCGCGGTGACGCTGCCGCCGCTGTCGACCACTGCCTCGGGCAGATCGCCGCCGGCCTCGCGGCGGCGCGCGCGGCGGGCACGGGCGGCGAGATCGTCGTCGCGTATGAGCCGGTGTGGGCGATCGGGGCGGCCGAACCGGCGGACGCGGAACACATCCGCGCCGTCTGCGGGGCGCTGCGCGACGCCTCATCGGCCGGCGGCGGCGCACCGGTCATCTACGGCGGAAGCGCCGGCCCGGGCCTCCTGACGCAGATCGCGGGAGCGGTCGACGGCCTCTTCCTCGGGCGCTTCGCGCACGACCCCGCCGCCTTCCGTGCGATTCTGGACGAGGCGACCGCCGTGGCGGCGTGACCGGCCGGACGGAGGAGGGGAACATGACAACGGATGCCGCCGAGGCCGGCCTGTTCGGTGCGCCGGTGACCATCGAACGCCGCGGCCTGCGCGACCACGTGTACGAGAGGATCCTCCAGCTGCTGCTGAGCGGGGACGTTCCTCCCGGCGCGCGGCTGTCGATCGACACGATCGCCCGCCAGCTGCAGGTCTCGCCCACACCCGTGCGGGAGGCGATGGTCCAGCTCGAGCGCACCGGCCTCGTGACCCGTGAGGCGCTCAAGGGGTATCGGGTCGCGCCGCCGCTGGATGCCGCACAGCTGGCCGAGCTGTTCGAGGCGCGGCTCATGCTCGAGACCACCGCGACCCGGCTCGCGACACCGGCGGGACCGGAGATGCTCGCCGAGCTCCGCGCCGCGGAGGATCGCCACCGCCGCGCCGGCTACGACGTGATCGAGCAGATGCGCGGGGGTGCGCAGGACGTCGCCCTCACCACCGAGTACTTCGCCCTCGATGCGGCTTTCCACGACGTCGTCTTCGCCCACTGCGGCAATCACTACATCCGCGACATGTCGGCATCGCTCGGCGCGCAGCTGCACCGCATGCGCCAGTCCGTCGTGCACGGCGTGACCGACGTGCGGGAGGCCATCGCCGAGCACGAGGCGATCGTGGACGCGTTCGCGGGCGATGATCCGGCCGCGCCCGAGGCGGCGATGCGCCGGCACATCGAGCAGGTGCGCGCGCGCTCGCTCGACATCGAGCAGCGCGGCTGACCTCGCCGCATGCGGGCCGCCCACCGGGCGGCGCCTTTCCCGTATCTTGACGCTGCTCCTATTTCCTATAGGATCTAGGAAGCGAACCGACCTGACACCAATGGAGTCGTCATGACAGCAGCACCCACCGCCCCGCTCGACCGCGACACGTGGCCCATCGCCGTGTGCATGCACGGCTTCGCTCCGGTTGCGGCGGACGGAACGGCCCTCCACGACGCCGCTCCCGACCGCTGGGATGCCGTGTTCCGCCAGGTCGCCGCGCTCGGGTTCAGCGCCATCGAGCTCGCCGACAGCCACATCCGTCCCGCCGACCTCGAGCCGTCCCGTCGGGAGGAGCTGCTCTCGATCGCCCGATCGCACGGCGTCACACCGGTGTCGGTGCACGTCCAGCGCCAGAGCGTCATCCAGCCCGGGCGCGGCGAGGAGAACCTCGCCTACGCGCATCGCACGATCGACGCCGCCGCCGAGCTCGGGCTGCAGGTGTTCTCAACCGGCCTTCACCAGCCGTTCACCGAGGCGCAGCGCAAGGCGCTGTGGTTCTGGACCGCCCCGGGCCCCGTCGACCCCGACGACGCGGACACCCGCGCACTCGCCGTCCGTCGCCTGCGCGAGCTGGGGGAGCACGCGGCATCCGTCGGGCTGCCGATGTCGCTCGAGATGTACGAGGACACCTACCTCGGGACGGCCGACAGCGCGGTGCGGCTGATCGAGGAGATCGGCCTGGACAACGTCGGGCTCAACCCCGACATCGGCAACCTCGTGCGGCTGCATCGCCCGATCGAGAACTGGCGTGAGATGCACGAGAAGACCCTGCCGTACGCGAACTACTGGCACGTGAAGAACTACGCCCGCGACGAGGCCGGCGACGGCAGCTGGTTCACCGCCACGCCGACGAGCCTCGAGCTCGGGCTCATCGACTACCGCGCGATGGTGGCGCGAGCGCTCGAGCTCGGCTTCCGCGGCCCGTTCCTGATGGAGCAGTACGGCGGCGACAGCCTGGGCGTGTGCGCGACCAACCGCCGCTACCTGCAGTCGCTGCTGCCCGAACCCGCCGGGGCCTGAGGCCGCGGCATCCGATTCGACGAAGGAGACGAAGATGACACAGACACCGGAACGACCGATCTACGCGGTCGTGGGCAGCGGCTACATGGGCGGCGGGATCGCGCAGGTGCTCGCCATGTCGGGCGCCGACGTGCG from the Microbacterium atlanticum genome contains:
- a CDS encoding ribose-5-phosphate isomerase translates to MTYRLVIGSDDAGFEYKERLKQDLLDNPLVESVVDVGVDAEGHTNYPTIATTAAERVAAGEADRALLICGTGLGVAIAANKVPGIRAVTAHDSFSVERSVLSNDAQVLCMGQRVVGIELARRLAREWLTYTFDPSSASADKVREICAYEGV
- a CDS encoding triose-phosphate isomerase family protein translates to MLIGASHKMYLSHAQTVRWMRDVADIVGGQRTPGVMTFAIPQFPSIPACVEIGAPAGVAVGAQDLSTDDVGALTGEVSGGVLAELGCRYVEVGHAERRRIFGETDEVVAAKVHAALRNGLIPILCVGEERRGDAAAAVDHCLGQIAAGLAAARAAGTGGEIVVAYEPVWAIGAAEPADAEHIRAVCGALRDASSAGGGAPVIYGGSAGPGLLTQIAGAVDGLFLGRFAHDPAAFRAILDEATAVAA
- a CDS encoding GntR family transcriptional regulator, which produces MTTDAAEAGLFGAPVTIERRGLRDHVYERILQLLLSGDVPPGARLSIDTIARQLQVSPTPVREAMVQLERTGLVTREALKGYRVAPPLDAAQLAELFEARLMLETTATRLATPAGPEMLAELRAAEDRHRRAGYDVIEQMRGGAQDVALTTEYFALDAAFHDVVFAHCGNHYIRDMSASLGAQLHRMRQSVVHGVTDVREAIAEHEAIVDAFAGDDPAAPEAAMRRHIEQVRARSLDIEQRG
- a CDS encoding sugar phosphate isomerase/epimerase family protein; its protein translation is MTAAPTAPLDRDTWPIAVCMHGFAPVAADGTALHDAAPDRWDAVFRQVAALGFSAIELADSHIRPADLEPSRREELLSIARSHGVTPVSVHVQRQSVIQPGRGEENLAYAHRTIDAAAELGLQVFSTGLHQPFTEAQRKALWFWTAPGPVDPDDADTRALAVRRLRELGEHAASVGLPMSLEMYEDTYLGTADSAVRLIEEIGLDNVGLNPDIGNLVRLHRPIENWREMHEKTLPYANYWHVKNYARDEAGDGSWFTATPTSLELGLIDYRAMVARALELGFRGPFLMEQYGGDSLGVCATNRRYLQSLLPEPAGA